From Zingiber officinale cultivar Zhangliang chromosome 5B, Zo_v1.1, whole genome shotgun sequence, the proteins below share one genomic window:
- the LOC121986002 gene encoding agamous-like MADS-box protein AGL65, translated as MGRVKLKIKRLENSSSRQVTYSKRKAGILKKAKELSILCDIDLLLIMFAPNSKATICVGDRSNIEKVIERFAQVSPQERAKRKLESLEALKKTFKKLDHDVNIQEFLGPSEESIEDLTNHLRSLHGQLLEVQKRLSCWADPDKINNIDHIRAMEQSLKESLNRIQAHKENFGKQLISVDCNGQFQNDMHLPLGLGYAQGASSVSWLHDTDCQQLMLPQDANLISQRNVRCSSDTGLPDYPAYFNTDKQTEANELVPDESLHGFSPNACFRLQLGAQFHYQTYGHTLLNERMFKPEVDHSLQEHTLDYQVNHFETPGPGYDASFQNWASTSGNCEVAIYDERSYTQQQ; from the exons ATGGGAAGGGTGAAACTGAAGATAAAGAGGTTGGAGAATAGCAGTAGTCGACAGGTCACTTATTCGAAGAGGAAAGCGGGGATACTAAAGAAGGCAAAGGAGCTCTCCATTTTGTGTGACATCGATCTTCTTTTAATCATGTTTGCGCCTAATTCAAAAGCTACTATATGCGTTGGAGATCGTAG CAATATTGAGAAGGTCATTGAAAGGTTTGCTCAAGTATCTCCACAAGAAAGGGCAAAAAG GAAATTAGAGAGCCTTGAA GCTCTTAAGAAAACGTTTAAGAAGTTGGACCATGATGTCAATATCCAAGAGTTCCTTGGTCCAAG CGAAGAATCAATTGAG GATCTAACAAATCACTTGAGGTCATTGCATGGTCAATTACTAGAAGTACAAAAAAGATTAAG TTGTTGGGCAGATCCAGATAAGATTAATAACATAGACCATATTAGAGCTATGGAACAATCACTCAAGGAATCCCTAAACCGAATTCAGGCACATAAG GAAAATTTTGGGAAACAACTTATTTCTGTAGATTGCAATGGCCAA TTCCAAAATGACATGCATTTGCCATTGGGACTAGGCTATGCACAAGGAGCCTCATCAGTGTCATGGTTGCATGACACTGATTGTCAACAATTAATGCTTCCACAAGATGCTAATTTAATATCTCAGAG GAATGTAAGATGCTCCTCGGATACAGGTCTTCCAGATTATCCTGCTTACTTCAACACAGATAAACAAACAGAGGCCAATGAACTAGTACCGGATGAATCCCTCCATGGTTTTAGCCCAAATGCTTGTTTTAGGCTACAACTAGGAGCACAATTCCACTACCAAACGTATGGTCATACTTTGTTGAATGAAAGGATGTTCAAGCCCGAGGTAGATCATAGTTTACAGGAACACACTCTTGATTATCAAGTGAATCATTTCGAGACACCCGGTCCAGGTTATGATGCTAGCTTTCAAAATTGGGCTTCTACATCTGGGAATTGTGAAGTTGCAATCTATGATGAAAGGTCATACACCCAA CAACAATAA